From a single Nostoc sp. MS1 genomic region:
- a CDS encoding IMS domain-containing protein, with protein MRIPLDYYRILGLPLAASDEQLRQAYSDRIVQLPRREYSQAAIASRKQLIEEAYVVLSNPKERSSYDQLYLSHAYDPENPATSKVAVENRGDSANGHFDVQSLSVEISSEELVGALLILQELGEYELVLKLGRNYLGNQNGAVSGRNGYHRSAEELADSSDRPDIILTVALACLELGREQWQQGYYENAAVSLETGQEMLYNEGIFPTVQAEIQADLYKLRPYRILELLALPQEKTIERRQGLDLLQSILDDRGGIDGTGNDQSGLNIDDFLRFIQQIRHYLTVAEQHKLFDAESKRPSAVATYLAVYASVARGFTQRQPALIRQAKQMLMRLSKRQDVHLEQSLCALLLGQTEEATRALELSQEYEALALIREKSQDSPDLLPGLCLYAEQWLQNEVFPHFRDLSRQQASLKDYFANPQVQAYLEALPNDAETTNEWSVINRQSFSQPNSPGRTPANRPATPLPNPSGTNRQFPQNRTPDPELPETPYNKRPEPIPFTAARENLPPQPAYTGYPPEIPGEYARPPQQPSGYNQAPPRQTTKRRRRKKPKEVVNRGHSIHQRQSSGSNINRQARLLWIALASLGGIVVFWLIVSTTFGLLKNAFFPSPTIKGEPLSIQINQPPIEIPDKNAQIKTLDGLLTEETAQQVVEKWLSTKATALGSEHKIDSLNEILTGSSLSQWRLIAQQEQAGDRYREYAHSVKIDSVITSNTEPNRATVGATVREITQFYENGRKKKSSDESLRVRYELIRQDNVWRIQKMSAAIN; from the coding sequence GTGCGTATTCCGCTAGATTACTACCGAATTTTAGGTCTACCGTTAGCGGCAAGTGATGAACAACTGCGACAAGCATACAGCGATCGCATTGTTCAATTGCCACGACGGGAGTATTCTCAAGCAGCAATTGCTTCCCGTAAACAACTTATAGAAGAAGCTTACGTGGTTTTATCAAATCCCAAGGAACGCAGCAGTTACGACCAGCTGTATCTCTCTCACGCCTACGACCCAGAAAACCCCGCTACATCCAAGGTAGCGGTAGAAAATCGTGGCGACAGTGCCAATGGTCACTTCGATGTCCAAAGTCTCAGCGTTGAGATTTCCTCAGAGGAACTGGTTGGTGCTTTATTAATTCTGCAAGAGTTAGGAGAATACGAACTCGTACTCAAGCTGGGTCGTAATTATTTAGGTAATCAAAACGGCGCAGTATCCGGCAGAAATGGCTATCATCGGTCAGCCGAAGAACTTGCAGACAGTTCTGATCGTCCAGATATTATCTTGACCGTCGCCCTTGCCTGTTTAGAATTAGGGCGCGAACAATGGCAGCAAGGTTATTACGAAAATGCAGCCGTGTCATTAGAAACTGGTCAGGAAATGCTGTACAACGAGGGCATATTCCCCACTGTACAAGCAGAAATTCAGGCTGACCTGTACAAACTGCGTCCCTATCGGATTTTAGAATTACTCGCCTTACCTCAAGAAAAAACTATAGAACGTCGTCAAGGGCTGGACTTGTTACAAAGCATCCTAGACGATCGCGGTGGCATTGATGGTACAGGTAACGATCAATCAGGCTTGAATATTGATGATTTCCTGCGATTCATCCAGCAAATACGCCACTACTTAACAGTTGCAGAACAACACAAGCTGTTCGATGCCGAAAGTAAACGACCCTCGGCTGTCGCCACATACTTGGCTGTGTACGCTTCAGTGGCTAGAGGCTTTACCCAACGCCAGCCGGCTTTAATTCGTCAAGCCAAGCAAATGCTGATGCGCCTGTCTAAGCGGCAAGATGTGCATTTAGAACAATCCTTGTGTGCCTTGCTATTGGGGCAAACAGAAGAAGCCACTCGTGCTTTAGAACTGAGTCAGGAATACGAGGCTTTAGCATTAATTCGAGAAAAATCTCAGGATTCTCCCGATTTACTGCCAGGATTGTGCTTGTATGCCGAACAATGGCTACAAAATGAAGTTTTTCCTCATTTCCGCGACCTGTCCAGACAGCAAGCTTCGCTCAAAGATTACTTTGCTAATCCACAAGTACAAGCGTACTTAGAAGCGTTGCCCAACGATGCGGAAACTACCAATGAATGGTCTGTAATTAACCGTCAATCTTTCTCTCAGCCTAATTCACCAGGACGGACTCCAGCGAATAGACCAGCAACCCCCCTACCTAATCCATCTGGAACAAATCGGCAATTTCCGCAAAATAGAACACCTGATCCCGAACTACCAGAAACCCCGTATAACAAAAGACCAGAACCTATCCCTTTTACCGCAGCTAGAGAAAATTTACCCCCTCAGCCTGCGTATACTGGCTATCCCCCAGAAATTCCTGGAGAATACGCCAGACCGCCTCAACAGCCAAGCGGGTATAATCAAGCTCCACCGAGACAAACTACTAAACGCAGAAGACGCAAGAAACCCAAGGAAGTTGTTAACCGAGGACACAGCATTCATCAACGTCAGTCTTCGGGTAGCAATATCAACCGACAGGCAAGATTATTGTGGATAGCATTGGCTTCCTTGGGAGGGATAGTAGTTTTTTGGCTAATAGTCTCAACGACTTTCGGATTGTTAAAGAATGCGTTTTTCCCGTCACCAACTATCAAAGGTGAGCCATTATCAATTCAAATAAATCAACCACCTATAGAAATTCCTGATAAAAATGCCCAAATCAAAACTTTAGATGGGCTGCTTACAGAAGAAACTGCACAACAAGTAGTAGAGAAGTGGCTATCTACGAAAGCAACTGCTTTAGGGTCTGAACATAAAATTGATAGCCTAAATGAGATTTTAACTGGTTCGTCATTATCCCAATGGCGACTAATTGCCCAGCAAGAGCAAGCAGGCGATCGCTATCGTGAATACGCACACAGCGTCAAGATAGACTCTGTTATTACATCAAACACAGAACCAAATCGGGCTACTGTGGGAGCTACAGTGAGAGAAATCACCCAATTTTATGAAAATGGTCGAAAAAAGAAGTCTTCTGATGAAAGCTTACGTGTTCGTTATGAATTAATTCGTCAAGACAATGTATGGCGGATTCAGAAAATGTCAGCAGCTATAAATTAA
- the pdhA gene encoding pyruvate dehydrogenase (acetyl-transferring) E1 component subunit alpha, producing MVQERTLPKFDTANAKITKEEGLLLYEDMTLGRFFEDKCAEMYYRGKMFGFVHLYNGQEAVSTGVIQAMRPGEDFVSSTYRDHVHALSAGVPAREVMAELFGKATGCSKGRGGSMHMFSAEHGLLGGYAFVAEGIPVAAGAAFQSKYRREVLGDPNADLVTACFFGDGAANNGQFFETLNMAALWKLPIIFVVENNKWAIGMAHERATSDPEIYKKASVFNMVGVEVDGMDVLAVRAVAQEAVARARAGEGPTLIEALTYRFRGHSLADPDELRSKEEKEFWFPRDPIKKLGNYLIEQNLATEAELKAIERKIQDVIDDAVKFAESSPEPDPSELYRFVFAEDE from the coding sequence ATGGTTCAAGAACGCACATTACCTAAATTTGATACTGCCAACGCCAAAATCACCAAAGAAGAAGGACTGCTTTTATACGAAGACATGACTTTGGGGCGCTTTTTTGAAGATAAATGCGCTGAAATGTACTACAGGGGCAAAATGTTTGGTTTTGTCCACTTGTACAACGGGCAAGAGGCAGTTTCTACTGGCGTAATTCAAGCAATGCGACCAGGAGAAGATTTTGTCAGCAGTACCTACCGCGACCACGTTCATGCTTTGAGTGCTGGTGTCCCTGCTAGAGAAGTAATGGCAGAGTTATTTGGCAAAGCCACAGGTTGCAGCAAAGGGCGTGGTGGTTCCATGCACATGTTTTCTGCTGAACACGGCTTGTTAGGTGGTTATGCTTTCGTAGCAGAAGGGATTCCTGTAGCGGCTGGTGCAGCATTTCAAAGTAAATATCGCCGCGAAGTTTTAGGCGACCCCAACGCCGACCTAGTAACAGCTTGTTTCTTTGGTGATGGTGCGGCAAATAACGGTCAATTTTTTGAAACCCTGAATATGGCGGCGCTTTGGAAACTGCCAATTATTTTTGTGGTAGAAAATAATAAATGGGCGATCGGTATGGCTCACGAACGCGCCACATCAGACCCAGAAATTTACAAAAAAGCCAGCGTATTTAATATGGTTGGCGTAGAAGTAGACGGTATGGATGTATTAGCAGTGCGTGCAGTTGCTCAAGAAGCCGTAGCGCGTGCGCGTGCAGGAGAAGGCCCTACCTTAATTGAAGCCTTAACCTACCGTTTCCGTGGTCACTCCCTCGCAGACCCAGACGAACTGCGAAGCAAAGAGGAGAAAGAGTTCTGGTTCCCCCGCGACCCCATCAAGAAGCTTGGTAACTATTTAATCGAGCAGAACTTGGCAACTGAAGCCGAACTCAAAGCGATTGAACGCAAAATTCAAGATGTAATTGACGATGCGGTCAAGTTCGCTGAAAGCAGCCCAGAACCAGACCCCAGCGAATTGTATCGCTTTGTCTTTGCAGAAGACGAGTAG